In Mercenaria mercenaria strain notata chromosome 13, MADL_Memer_1, whole genome shotgun sequence, a single window of DNA contains:
- the LOC123549558 gene encoding uncharacterized protein LOC123549558: protein MYNHLNYVTVPNQNRFGDLVGSMGMQPRPVSNGEPVNVSPVTYEGKRKQNLDKKALELESCTQQLQEQMKAEEQAKQDKQKLLQKSVCQDKSESDCGEAPLQIPCQDNTDCGEAPLQIPCQDNTNCGEAPLSIPNKGKKGSKKPDRFCVYCKEIVKNGKLKRHITRNHAKIPEVENILKKGIPVEIQNQFFNEKRKEGISEYNLNLISENKDPAMRERKPVFEDKLRTCAECKGYYSNKYFYKHKCKSSHPTAIKPILLQKVNKTKMDCDKEFQDILNRFVDGQAGDLIRKNTEIQIIGYKHFNMRKHEEGKADEVRKVVMSDMRELARLFLKFQEITGEEKTFEDMFKREHLQDLAEAIQKMVTKSDKTEKHGLKLLLDAIILRSIKTLMGYFSETMQDEKKKELKAYLEAYKYKSSELFPQARQACVKQSIQKSRRPANLPCEMDLRKLQDHIQHNIEKIVNNYELKDYKYLRTLVVSRLTLFNARRGEESPRMLLSEWDAAEKNVWLPEEQIEKISDEAEKFLVGQYKLCYILGKGKKFVPVLIPNDIVPGIRLLVKDRANYNIPESNNFVFATAKGTSHCSGWHALSEVCDAAGVKIPITATGMRHRLSTIYASLNMPAQQQKIFLEHMGHEQHINEDNYQCPRGVQAVKVMGKILKTIEQGSFATVPDDVATDVEQTSNFHKPIVKDQSNGTGNASDEDEDPPMKQRRISGKCLALPRCPTVFSIFLKHSVQKMHLFLNQLFSNK from the exons ATGTATAATCACCTCAATTATGTTACAGTACCGAATCAGAACAGATTTGGAGACCTGGTAGGATCTATGGGTATGCAGCCTCGACCTGTGTCTAATGGGGAGCCTGTCAATGTCTCACCTG TAACATATGAGGGCAAGAGGAAGCAGAACTTGGACAAGAAAGCGCTGGAGCTAGAAAGTTGTACACAACAGTTACAGGAGCAGATGAAGGCTGAGGAACAGGCAAAACAGGATAAACAGAA attaCTTCAGAAGTCGGTGTGCCAGGACAAGTCTGAGTCAGACTGTGGTGAAGCACCCCTTCAAATACCATGCCAGGACAATACTGACTGTGGTGAAGCACCCCTTCAAATACCATGCCAGGACAATACTAACTGTGGTGAAGCACCCCTTTCAATACCCAACAAAGGAAAAAAGGGATCAAAG AAACCTGACCGCTTTTGTGTCTACTGCAAGGAAATAGTAAAAAATGGGAAGTTAAAGCGACATATCACAAGAAATCATGCAAAAATCCCAGAAGTCGAGAACATATTGAAGAAAGGTATACCGGTAGAAATACAGAATCAGTTCTTTAATGAAAAGAGGAAGGAAGGAATATCAGAGTACAATTTGAATTTAATCTCTGAAAATAAGGATCCAGCAATGAGAGAAAGAAAGCCAGTCTTTGAAGATAAACTCAGAACATGTGCTGAGTGTAAAGGTTACTATTCAAATAAGTACTTTTACAAACACAAATGCAAAAGTAGTCACCCTACTGCAATCAAACCGATCTTACTTCAGAAAGTGAATAAAACCAAAATGGATTGTGACAAGGAATTCCAAGATATTCTTAATAGATTTGTAGATGGACAGGCTGGTGATCTCATAcgtaaaaatacagaaatacagatTATAGGGTACAAGCATTTCAATATGAGGAAACATGAAGAAGGAAAGGCTGATGAAGTAAGAAAAGTAGTAATGTCTGATATGAGAGAACTTGCaagactttttttgaaatttcaagaaATTACTGGGGAAGAAAAGACATTTGAAGATATGTTTAAGAGGGAACACTTGCAGGACCTTGCTGAAGCAATCCAGAAAATGGTCACAAAATCTGACAAGACAGAGAAGCATGGACTAAAATTACTGTTGGATGCAATTATTCTCCGCTCAATTAAAACTCTAATGGGATACTTCTCCGAAACTATGCAggatgaaaaaaagaaagaactcAAGGCGTATCTGGAAGCGTACAAGTACAAATCTAGTGAACTTTTCCCACAGGCTAGACAAGCGTGTGTCAAGCAGTCAATACAAAAATCAAGAAGACCTGCAAATCTGCCCTGTGAGATGGATCTGCGAAAACTGCAAGATCACATTCAACATAACATTGAAAAGATTGTGAACAATTATGAATTGAAGGACtacaaatatttaagaacattaGTAGTGTCAAGGTTAACATTGTTTAATGCTAGACGAGGTGAGGAGTCCCCTCGCATGCTGTTAAGTGAATGGGATGCTGCTGAAAAGAATGTTTGGCTTCCAGAGGAGCAGATAGAGAAAATCAGCGATGAGGCAGAGAAATTTCTGGTGGGACAATATAAACTTTGTTACATTTTAGGAAAGGGGAAGAAGTTTGTACCAGTTTTGATCCCGAATGATATTGTTCCTGGTATTAGATTGCTTGTGAAGGATAGGGCCAACTATAACATACCTGAGAGCAACAATTTTGTGTTTGCAACTGCAAAGGGAACTTCACATTGCTCAGGGTGGCATGCACTGAGTGAAGTTTGTGATGCAGCTGGGGTGAAAATACCAATTACTGCTACAGGAATGCGACACAGGCTGTCTACAATCTATGCTTCTCTCAACATGCCAGCACAACAGCAGAAGATCTTCCTGGAGCATATGGGTCATGAGCAACACATCAATGAGGACAACTACCAATGTCCTCGCGGGGTCCAAGCAGTGAAGGTGATGGGGAAGATCTTGAAGACTATAGAGCAAG GTTCTTTTGCCACCGTCCCTGATGATGTAGCTACAGATGTTGAGCAAACTTCAAACTTCCATAAACCTATAGTCAAAGATCAAAGTAATGGTACAG GTAATGCCAGTGACGAAGACGAAGACCCACCAATGAAACAGAGGCGAATATCAGGTAAATGTTTGGCATTACCTAGATGTCCAACTgtcttttctatttttcttaaaCATTCTGTTCAAAAGATGCATCTTTTTTTGAACCAATTGTTTTCTAATAAGTAA
- the LOC123549566 gene encoding baculoviral IAP repeat-containing protein 1f-like isoform X1: MIRSVESIELLKLLKLNEELVYDKNKNLEPKKYLAEKRNNSYRNGTLWTNLESQTDSGRISREAPRKYYRVDVFSCISDNKNEIEIPSPKNIPQHIITAYPFHSYKHDLPEMPHEDEKYPVQATEIDAGQLSIGSYRPTIANSIFPNNSQRSDHQRDIQEARRNFNAVTSGTDLQRRTKPARYPDYTALDNRVSSFQTPNWGSNNKPDTLVLVNWGFFYTGTEDLVRCYQCGLGLKDWVKDDDVLQEHVKHSATCDYLLTRLGRETVDQIKISLESPVGCSTNTSSAGLLPYKMRSPRYQTMASRLASLKDFPRHIHISHQQLAVAGLFYTGKGDLCRCFTCDGGLKDWSAGDDPIKEHAMYFPKCTYISQLKGPEYVRVLQRTRQNEKSTVR, from the exons ATGATAAGATCTGTGGAAAGTATTGAACTTTTGAAATTGTTAAAACTGAACGAAGAGCTTgtttatgacaaaaacaaaaacctagAACCGAAAAAGTATTTAGCTGAAAAAAGGAATAATTCGTATCGTAATGGCACTCTTTGGACGAATTTAGAATCGCAAACTG ATTCCGGCCGGATTTCTCGCGAGGCACCAAGAAAATACTACCGGGTAGACGTCTTTAGTTGCATTTCTGACAATAAAAACGAAATTGAAATTCCTTCACCCAAAAATATACCTCAACACATTATTACGGCGTACCCATTTCATTCATACAAGCACGATCTACCGGAAATGCCACACGAAGATGAGAAATACCCTGTACAAGCAACTGAAATCGACGCAGGACAGCTTTCTATTGGCTCTTACAGACCAACGATTGCAAACAGTATATTTCCTAACAATAGCCAACGATCCGATCACCAACGTGATATTCAAGAAGCCAGAAGAAATTTTAATGCCGTTACATCGGGAACTGATCTTCAAAGACGTACCAAACCAGCTCGATATCCGGATTATACCGCTTTGGATAACAGAGTATCATCATTCCAAACGCCTAATTGGGGCTCTAACAACAAACCTGATACACTAGTGCTGGTAAACTGGGGTTTCTTTTATACAG GTACTGAAGATTTAGTAAGATGTTACCAGTGTGGATTAGGTTTAAAAGACTGGGTGAAAGATGATGATGTGCTTCAGGAACATGTTAAACATTCTGCTACATGTGATTACCTTCTAACGAGACTTGGCAGGGAAACGGTGGATCAAATCAAA atctCTCTTGAGAGTCCAG TAGGTTGCAGCACCAACACGTCAAGTGCGGGTCTGTTGCCTTATAAGATGCGTTCTCCAAGATACCAGACAATGGCTTCCAGGCTAGCTTCCTTAAAGGACTTTCCCAGGCACATTCATATTTCACACCAGCAGCTTGCTGTGGCTGGACTCTTCTATACAG GAAAAGGAGATTTGTGTCGCTGTTTTACATGCGACGGTGGTCTAAAGGACTGGAGTGCAGGAGACGATCCAATCAAAGAACATGCCATGTACTTTCCAAAATGTACCTACATTAGTCAGCTTAAAGGGCCTGAATATGTAAGAGTATTACAGCGTACCCGTCAAAATGAAAAATCGACGGTaagataa
- the LOC123549566 gene encoding E3 ubiquitin-protein ligase XIAP-like isoform X2, with amino-acid sequence MIRSVESIELLKLLKLNEELVYDKNKNLEPKKYLAEKRNNSYRNGTLWTNLESQTDSGRISREAPRKYYRVDVFSCISDNKNEIEIPSPKNIPQHIITAYPFHSYKHDLPEMPHEDEKYPVQATEIDAGQLSIGSYRPTIANSIFPNNSQRSDHQRDIQEARRNFNAVTSGTDLQRRTKPARYPDYTALDNRVSSFQTPNWGSNNKPDTLVLVNWGFFYTGTEDLVRCYQCGLGLKDWVKDDDVLQEHVKHSATCDYLLTRLGRETVDQIKISLESPGCSTNTSSAGLLPYKMRSPRYQTMASRLASLKDFPRHIHISHQQLAVAGLFYTGKGDLCRCFTCDGGLKDWSAGDDPIKEHAMYFPKCTYISQLKGPEYVRVLQRTRQNEKSTVR; translated from the exons ATGATAAGATCTGTGGAAAGTATTGAACTTTTGAAATTGTTAAAACTGAACGAAGAGCTTgtttatgacaaaaacaaaaacctagAACCGAAAAAGTATTTAGCTGAAAAAAGGAATAATTCGTATCGTAATGGCACTCTTTGGACGAATTTAGAATCGCAAACTG ATTCCGGCCGGATTTCTCGCGAGGCACCAAGAAAATACTACCGGGTAGACGTCTTTAGTTGCATTTCTGACAATAAAAACGAAATTGAAATTCCTTCACCCAAAAATATACCTCAACACATTATTACGGCGTACCCATTTCATTCATACAAGCACGATCTACCGGAAATGCCACACGAAGATGAGAAATACCCTGTACAAGCAACTGAAATCGACGCAGGACAGCTTTCTATTGGCTCTTACAGACCAACGATTGCAAACAGTATATTTCCTAACAATAGCCAACGATCCGATCACCAACGTGATATTCAAGAAGCCAGAAGAAATTTTAATGCCGTTACATCGGGAACTGATCTTCAAAGACGTACCAAACCAGCTCGATATCCGGATTATACCGCTTTGGATAACAGAGTATCATCATTCCAAACGCCTAATTGGGGCTCTAACAACAAACCTGATACACTAGTGCTGGTAAACTGGGGTTTCTTTTATACAG GTACTGAAGATTTAGTAAGATGTTACCAGTGTGGATTAGGTTTAAAAGACTGGGTGAAAGATGATGATGTGCTTCAGGAACATGTTAAACATTCTGCTACATGTGATTACCTTCTAACGAGACTTGGCAGGGAAACGGTGGATCAAATCAAA atctCTCTTGAGAGTCCAG GTTGCAGCACCAACACGTCAAGTGCGGGTCTGTTGCCTTATAAGATGCGTTCTCCAAGATACCAGACAATGGCTTCCAGGCTAGCTTCCTTAAAGGACTTTCCCAGGCACATTCATATTTCACACCAGCAGCTTGCTGTGGCTGGACTCTTCTATACAG GAAAAGGAGATTTGTGTCGCTGTTTTACATGCGACGGTGGTCTAAAGGACTGGAGTGCAGGAGACGATCCAATCAAAGAACATGCCATGTACTTTCCAAAATGTACCTACATTAGTCAGCTTAAAGGGCCTGAATATGTAAGAGTATTACAGCGTACCCGTCAAAATGAAAAATCGACGGTaagataa